DNA from Nitriliruptor alkaliphilus DSM 45188:
CGCGGCTCGGATCGAACAGTTCGATCCCTCGCGCCGGCACATCGAGACGCACAAGGGGCACCTGATCGAGGTCACCGATCTCGAGCATGACCTGATCACCGAGGATCTCCTCAGGTGCGCCACCTTCACCGGGCCCCGGGAGGAGGTCCGCGCGTTGCTCGCGTCGCTCGCCGAGGACGGGGCTGCAGGCGTCCTCTACCAACCGGCCGGTCCGGACATCCCGCGGGAGCTGCGAGCCTTCGCGGAGGCCGCCGGTCTCGGCTGAGGACCCCGGTCACGACCGCTCGAGAGGGCCACGGAGCCGCGATGAACATCCGTCGAGTAGTGACCACCCACGCCAACGGGCGATCGGTCTTCGCCGACCAGGTGCCAGCACCTTCCGCCCACGAGTTCGCCAACATCCCGGGGATGGTGAACGCCCTCGTCTGGGCGACCCCGGCGGTCCCGACCGTGCCCTTCGATGGCACGCCTCCGACGGACGCCGGCGTTCCGTGGGTTCCAGCACCCGGGGAGACGCGCCTGCTCCTCGTGACGTTCCCACCAGACAGCGTGTTCGCCGATCCGCAGTTCGATCCCGAAGCGGCCGGTGCCGAGCAGATGCAGGCGAACCCAGGGTTGGCCGAGCGCTTCGAGCCGGACGACCCGGGTATGCACACCACCGACAGCGTGGACTACGGCATCGTGCTGTCGGGGACGATCTGGCTCGAGCTCGACGACGGTGAGCAGGTGGAACTCACCGCAGGCGACATCGTGGTGCAGAACGGCACCCGCCACGCCTGGCGCGTCAAGGACACTGAGCCGGCGACCATGGCGTTCGTTCTCATCGGAGCGCAGCGCCAGTCGGAACGAGGGGCCTGAGCGGGCTCCCGCACCCGTCGGTCGGGGCAACTCCCGGGCCGACGACGCGCCGCTGCACGCGGGGTCCTGGTGTCCCCCCGTGCCGCGGTCAGCGGAACGCCGGGATCCCCGTGATGGCCTGGCCCAGGATCAGGGTGTGGATCTCGTTGGTGCCTTCGTAGGTGTAGACCGACTCGAGGTTGGCTGCGTGTCGCATCACCGGGTACTCGGCGGTGATGCCGTTCGCGCCGTGGAGTCCCCGCGCCAGACGAGCGATGTCGAGTGCGACGCGAACGTTGTCGAGCTTGCCGAAGCTGACGTGGTGCGGCGTCAGCGTGCCGGCGTCCTTCATCCGGCCGAGGTGGTAGGCCAGCAGGGACGCCTTGTTCGTGGCGACCATCATCTCGACCAGCTTCTGCTGGGTGAGCTGGAACCCCGCGATCGGCTGGCCGAACTGCTCGCGCTCGCCCGCGTACGAGAGCGAGGACTCGTAGCACGCGCGCGCCGCACCGGCCGCGCCCCACAGGATC
Protein-coding regions in this window:
- a CDS encoding cupin domain-containing protein — encoded protein: MNIRRVVTTHANGRSVFADQVPAPSAHEFANIPGMVNALVWATPAVPTVPFDGTPPTDAGVPWVPAPGETRLLLVTFPPDSVFADPQFDPEAAGAEQMQANPGLAERFEPDDPGMHTTDSVDYGIVLSGTIWLELDDGEQVELTAGDIVVQNGTRHAWRVKDTEPATMAFVLIGAQRQSERGA